In Crinalium epipsammum PCC 9333, the following are encoded in one genomic region:
- a CDS encoding rubredoxin: MSNPAVEPKELDQYECRACGYTYEPEKGDSKNNIPPGTTFDELPLNWRCPVCGAKTTAFQNLGPVGSPSGFKENLNYGLGVNRLTPAQKNLLIFGALGVGVLFFLSLYGLQ; encoded by the coding sequence ATGAGTAATCCAGCCGTTGAGCCTAAAGAGTTAGATCAGTACGAATGTCGAGCTTGTGGCTATACTTACGAACCGGAAAAAGGCGATAGCAAGAATAATATTCCACCTGGAACGACGTTTGATGAATTGCCCTTAAACTGGCGCTGTCCGGTTTGTGGGGCAAAAACTACGGCGTTTCAAAACCTGGGACCTGTAGGTTCACCTTCTGGTTTTAAGGAAAATCTCAACTATGGCTTAGGTGTCAACCGTTTAACGCCTGCTCAGAAAAATCTCTTGATTTTTGGGGCTTTGGGTGTAGGTGTTTTGTTCTTTCTAAGTCTCTATGGTTTGCAGTAA
- the ndhC gene encoding photosynthetic/respiratory NAD(P)H-quinone oxidoreductase subunit C: MFVLTGYEYFLGFLLACSSVPFLALAASKLLRSKGSGPERRTTYESGMEPIGGAWIQFNIRYYMFALVFVVFDVETVFLYPWAVAFNRLGLLAFIEALVFIAILVVALVYAWRKGALEWS; this comes from the coding sequence GTGTTTGTTCTGACTGGCTATGAGTATTTTCTAGGTTTCCTGCTAGCTTGCAGTTCGGTTCCTTTCCTCGCATTAGCTGCATCGAAGCTGCTGCGGTCTAAAGGTTCTGGACCTGAGCGACGTACTACCTACGAATCAGGCATGGAACCGATTGGCGGGGCTTGGATTCAGTTCAACATCCGATACTATATGTTCGCATTAGTTTTTGTAGTTTTTGATGTTGAAACTGTTTTCCTTTATCCTTGGGCTGTCGCGTTTAATCGCCTGGGATTATTGGCTTTTATTGAAGCCTTGGTATTTATTGCAATTCTTGTAGTTGCTCTTGTTTATGCGTGGCGCAAAGGAGCGCTGGAATGGTCATGA
- a CDS encoding DUF4327 family protein: protein MNSSSYPLAIIQDEARQLVEQGFVTRHQRIYKLWQYIPAREWMRVERELEQNDLMLRDCLGDLIGWGEFASD from the coding sequence ATGAATTCTAGCTCATACCCCCTAGCAATAATTCAAGACGAAGCTCGTCAGCTTGTAGAGCAAGGATTTGTCACTCGTCACCAACGCATCTATAAACTTTGGCAATATATTCCTGCGCGTGAATGGATGCGTGTAGAGCGCGAGTTAGAACAAAACGATTTGATGTTAAGGGATTGTCTGGGCGATTTAATTGGTTGGGGAGAATTTGCTAGCGACTAA
- a CDS encoding NADH dehydrogenase subunit K has product MNNTTTADGFEQQARIINPIDRPQVTQELSENVILTTVDDLYNWSRLSSLWPLMFGTACCFIEFAAMIGSRFDFDRFGLVPRASTRQADLLVTAGTITMKMAPALVRLYEQMPEPKYVIAMGACTITGGMFTVDSPTAVRGVDKLIPVDVYLPGCPPRPEAIMDAIIKLRKKVANESMQERGQLVQQHRYYSTTHKMKPVPEILTGKYLQNGTHETPPQELTAAMGMPVPPALLTSGKQEVSRG; this is encoded by the coding sequence ATGAATAACACCACAACTGCTGATGGATTTGAACAGCAGGCGCGAATTATCAACCCAATTGATCGCCCTCAAGTAACTCAAGAACTTTCGGAAAACGTCATTTTAACGACGGTTGATGACCTCTACAACTGGTCTAGGCTTTCGAGCTTGTGGCCGTTGATGTTTGGAACCGCTTGCTGCTTTATTGAGTTTGCAGCCATGATTGGTTCGCGGTTTGACTTTGACAGATTTGGTTTAGTGCCTCGTGCTAGTACTAGACAAGCAGATTTACTGGTTACAGCAGGCACAATCACAATGAAAATGGCTCCAGCGTTGGTTCGTTTGTACGAACAAATGCCAGAACCTAAGTATGTGATTGCTATGGGAGCTTGTACGATTACTGGTGGGATGTTCACTGTTGACTCCCCAACGGCAGTTCGAGGTGTTGATAAGCTGATTCCTGTTGATGTTTATCTCCCAGGTTGCCCTCCTCGTCCAGAAGCAATTATGGATGCAATTATTAAGCTGCGTAAGAAGGTAGCTAATGAATCCATGCAGGAACGTGGTCAACTTGTCCAACAGCATCGGTATTACAGCACAACCCATAAGATGAAACCTGTACCAGAAATTTTGACAGGTAAATATTTACAAAATGGAACCCACGAAACGCCACCGCAGGAATTAACAGCAGCGATGGGTATGCCAGTACCACCTGCTTTGTTAACTTCAGGAAAACAGGAGGTAAGTCGTGGCTGA
- the patX gene encoding heterocyst-inhibiting protein PatX, giving the protein MPLEKFLVLCSLVAISVPAIHLDNQYSSTKLLPHNNDQNLSINAQRPRDQSPHRGTGRRELYQGVAIAHL; this is encoded by the coding sequence ATGCCTTTAGAAAAGTTTTTAGTTTTGTGTAGCTTAGTAGCAATTTCGGTTCCAGCAATTCATTTAGATAACCAATATAGCTCAACTAAGCTGCTGCCTCATAATAATGATCAAAATTTAAGTATTAACGCCCAACGTCCAAGGGATCAATCTCCTCATCGGGGTACGGGTCGCCGTGAATTGTATCAAGGAGTAGCGATCGCACACTTATAA
- a CDS encoding photosystem II reaction center protein L, translating into MPDRSPNPNNQPVELNRTSLYLGLLLVFVLGILFSSYFFN; encoded by the coding sequence ATGCCAGACCGCAGTCCCAATCCAAATAATCAACCAGTTGAATTAAACAGGACTTCCCTATATTTGGGATTACTTTTGGTTTTTGTACTTGGTATCCTGTTTTCCAGTTATTTCTTCAACTAA
- a CDS encoding photosystem II reaction center protein J: MSGSGKIPLWIVATVAGTGVLVVLGLFFYGAYAGVGSAM, encoded by the coding sequence ATGTCTGGAAGCGGAAAAATTCCTTTGTGGATTGTCGCCACTGTTGCTGGTACAGGTGTACTTGTGGTTCTTGGTCTGTTCTTTTATGGTGCTTATGCAGGTGTAGGCTCCGCTATGTAG
- the psaI gene encoding photosystem I reaction center subunit VIII → MAASFLPSLLVPAVGLVFPALTMAFLFLYIEREDPTGI, encoded by the coding sequence ATGGCAGCTTCATTTTTGCCTTCACTTCTAGTACCTGCGGTGGGTTTGGTCTTTCCTGCGTTAACAATGGCTTTCTTATTCCTGTACATTGAACGCGAAGATCCCACAGGCATTTAG
- a CDS encoding aldo/keto reductase, whose protein sequence is METTQLGNTNITISAIGLGGMPMSLSSRPPESEAIKVIHRALELGITFIDTADSYCKDESDKHHNEKLIAKALKEYQGDTSKIIVATKGGLMRPNGTWTRNGNPDHLRQTIRESFEAFGGEKPIEVWQYHAPDSDYKIEESLKPAKEAIDAGMIRFIGVSNFSVEQIKRARDFVNIVSVQNQYNPWYRQPETDGVLKYCEQEKLTFIPWSPLGGSRRVGKLEEIDAIAQLAKEKGVSVYQIVLAWLRAKSPAIVPIPGASKVSSIEDSIKSVELQLSPTEVQQIDAATS, encoded by the coding sequence GTGGAAACAACACAACTTGGAAACACTAATATTACAATCAGTGCTATAGGTCTTGGTGGAATGCCAATGTCCTTAAGTAGCAGACCTCCAGAGTCAGAAGCAATTAAAGTTATCCACCGCGCCCTTGAGTTAGGTATCACCTTTATTGATACGGCTGATTCTTACTGCAAAGATGAATCAGATAAGCACCACAATGAAAAACTGATTGCTAAGGCACTTAAAGAGTATCAAGGGGATACCAGCAAGATTATTGTTGCTACCAAAGGCGGCTTAATGCGACCTAATGGTACTTGGACACGCAATGGTAATCCCGATCATTTACGCCAAACTATCCGCGAAAGTTTTGAAGCCTTCGGCGGAGAAAAACCAATAGAAGTTTGGCAATATCACGCACCTGATTCTGATTACAAAATTGAGGAATCTTTAAAACCAGCTAAAGAAGCTATAGATGCAGGAATGATTCGCTTTATCGGTGTTTCTAACTTTTCTGTGGAACAAATTAAACGCGCCCGTGATTTTGTCAATATTGTATCTGTGCAGAATCAGTACAACCCCTGGTATCGACAACCTGAAACTGACGGCGTATTGAAGTATTGTGAACAAGAAAAACTAACTTTTATTCCTTGGAGTCCGTTAGGTGGTAGTCGTCGTGTCGGTAAACTAGAAGAAATAGATGCGATCGCACAACTAGCCAAAGAAAAAGGCGTATCCGTTTACCAAATTGTACTTGCATGGTTACGAGCTAAATCACCTGCGATCGTACCTATCCCTGGTGCAAGCAAAGTATCAAGTATCGAAGATTCCATCAAATCTGTTGAGCTTCAACTATCTCCAACAGAAGTACAACAAATCGACGCAGCTACATCATAG
- a CDS encoding photosynthesis system II assembly factor Ycf48, translated as MSIVRFLKQILILLAIAVLAASCSQVASVTNSPWQVINVPTQATLADIAFTADSNHGWLVGSDSTLVETTDGGKTWQVRRVDVDSQNYRFTSVSFAGDEGWVTGEPAILLHTTDGGTSWSRIPLSNKLPGAPNTILALDSNSAEMTTNVGAIYRTSDGGRTWQALVQDALGVVRNISRSPDGKYVAVSTKGNFYSTWEPGLDAWVGHNRNSSRRVQNMGFTQDGRMWMLARGGQVQFSKSDDIESWDEVQYPEMSTSWGLLDLAYRTPDEIWLAGGSGNLLCSLDGGKTWQKDREVEDVASNFYKIVFVTPEQGFIIGQRGILLKYQGEAKSA; from the coding sequence ATGTCAATTGTGAGATTTTTGAAACAAATTTTAATATTACTGGCGATCGCAGTTCTTGCTGCCAGTTGTAGTCAAGTGGCATCTGTAACTAACAGCCCTTGGCAAGTAATTAACGTCCCCACGCAAGCTACCTTGGCAGATATTGCCTTTACAGCAGATTCTAATCATGGATGGTTAGTGGGGAGTGACTCCACACTTGTAGAAACAACTGATGGAGGCAAAACCTGGCAGGTTCGCCGTGTTGATGTAGATAGTCAAAATTACCGCTTTACTTCAGTAAGTTTTGCAGGTGATGAAGGGTGGGTTACAGGAGAACCCGCGATTTTACTACATACAACAGACGGCGGCACATCTTGGTCACGTATCCCACTGAGTAATAAGTTACCTGGTGCGCCTAACACTATTTTGGCGCTTGATTCTAACTCAGCCGAGATGACTACTAACGTTGGTGCTATTTATCGCACATCCGATGGTGGTAGAACTTGGCAAGCTTTAGTCCAAGATGCTTTGGGTGTAGTTCGTAATATATCTCGCTCTCCAGATGGTAAATATGTAGCGGTGTCTACTAAAGGTAATTTTTACTCTACCTGGGAACCAGGTTTAGATGCCTGGGTAGGTCATAACCGCAACAGTTCCCGTCGTGTGCAGAATATGGGATTTACCCAAGATGGTCGTATGTGGATGCTGGCGCGGGGCGGTCAGGTGCAATTTAGCAAGTCAGATGATATAGAAAGCTGGGATGAAGTTCAATACCCTGAAATGTCTACCAGTTGGGGTTTACTCGATTTAGCTTATCGCACACCTGATGAGATTTGGCTTGCGGGTGGAAGTGGCAATTTACTTTGTAGTTTGGATGGCGGTAAAACTTGGCAAAAAGACCGCGAAGTTGAAGATGTGGCATCTAATTTCTACAAAATTGTATTTGTCACACCTGAGCAAGGATTTATCATTGGTCAGCGAGGTATTTTACTGAAATACCAAGGTGAAGCAAAGTCTGCGTGA
- the hetR gene encoding heterocyst differentiation master regulator HetR produces the protein MSNDIDLIKSLCPSAMDQILIYLAFSAMRTGGHRHGAFLDAAATAAKFAIYMTYMEQSHNIRMTGHLHHIEPKRVKVIVDEVRQALTEGKLLKMLGSQEPSYLIQFPYVWLERYPWYTGRSRISGTSLTSEEKRHIEAKAPESLPDAQIISSIQFLELIEFLHSRSQENLPLDQCLPLSEALAEHIKRRLIYSGTVTRIDSPWGLPFYALTRISYSPADSEERTYIMIEDTARYFRLMREWAAREPQVIRLLEELDILPEQMDEAIAELDEIIRTWADKYHTSGGQPMVLQMIFGSKSD, from the coding sequence ATGAGCAACGACATAGATCTGATTAAAAGCCTTTGTCCTAGCGCAATGGATCAGATCCTAATTTACCTGGCTTTCAGCGCGATGAGAACTGGCGGGCACAGGCACGGGGCGTTTTTGGATGCTGCTGCAACTGCTGCAAAATTTGCCATTTACATGACTTATATGGAGCAGAGTCATAATATCCGTATGACTGGGCATCTGCACCATATAGAGCCGAAAAGGGTTAAGGTAATTGTTGATGAAGTTAGACAAGCTTTAACCGAAGGTAAACTGCTGAAAATGCTAGGTTCTCAGGAACCAAGCTATTTGATTCAGTTTCCCTATGTTTGGTTAGAAAGATATCCTTGGTATACGGGGCGATCGCGTATTTCTGGTACTAGCTTAACATCTGAAGAAAAGCGCCACATCGAAGCAAAAGCGCCAGAAAGCCTCCCTGATGCCCAAATAATTAGCTCTATCCAGTTTTTAGAATTAATAGAATTTCTCCATAGCCGTTCTCAGGAAAATTTACCACTAGATCAGTGCCTACCTTTAAGTGAAGCTTTGGCAGAACACATCAAGCGTCGCTTAATTTATTCAGGTACAGTGACAAGAATTGATTCTCCCTGGGGTTTACCTTTCTATGCACTAACACGCATTTCTTACTCTCCCGCAGACTCAGAAGAGCGTACTTATATTATGATTGAGGATACGGCTCGATATTTCCGATTAATGAGGGAATGGGCAGCGCGTGAGCCTCAAGTAATACGCTTATTGGAAGAATTGGATATCTTGCCGGAACAGATGGATGAAGCGATCGCAGAACTTGATGAAATCATCCGTACTTGGGCAGATAAATATCATACTAGCGGGGGTCAACCAATGGTCTTACAAATGATATTTGGGTCAAAATCTGATTGA
- the psbF gene encoding cytochrome b559 subunit beta: MTTNTPNQPVSYPIFTVRWIAVHTLAVPTVFFLGAIAAMQFIQK; the protein is encoded by the coding sequence ATGACGACAAATACTCCAAATCAACCAGTTTCTTATCCCATTTTTACGGTTAGATGGATTGCGGTTCATACTTTGGCAGTGCCAACCGTTTTCTTCTTGGGTGCGATCGCAGCTATGCAATTTATTCAAAAATAG
- the psbE gene encoding cytochrome b559 subunit alpha translates to MAGTTGERPFGDIITSIRYWVIHSLTIPALFIAGWLFVSTGLAYDAFGTPRPNEYFTQQRQEVPIVSDRFESKQEIDQFLK, encoded by the coding sequence ATGGCAGGAACAACTGGAGAACGCCCTTTTGGCGATATTATTACTAGCATTCGTTACTGGGTGATTCACAGTCTCACCATTCCAGCATTATTTATTGCAGGCTGGCTATTTGTTAGCACAGGTCTAGCTTATGATGCTTTTGGGACACCCCGCCCGAATGAGTATTTCACGCAACAGCGTCAAGAAGTACCGATTGTCTCAGACCGTTTTGAATCTAAGCAAGAAATTGATCAATTTCTGAAGTAA
- a CDS encoding zinc-dependent dehydrogenase: MKAQVFRGVNQLSYEEVPVPTIAPDEVLVKVAVVGLCQSDIKKIRYPLYEPPRIFGHETAGVISAVGEAVTSWQTGQRVVVMHHIPCMHCAYCLNDNFSMCDVYKNITTTAGFAPSGGGFADYVKVPGHIVRNGGLIPIPDHISFEQASFVEPTNCCLKAVKKADIKPGQTVLVTGAGPIGLMFIMLVKYFGGIAIATDLLPSRIEKALQVGAEAAFDARDPELPSKIQALTNGMGVDTAILAVPSEKAFFQALDCTRKGGKILFFAEFPDQIEIPLNPNILYRREIDLMGSYSSSYRVQALATDIVFNQRIDVDALISDRYSLKDLSAAVEQAIAPTPETYKILIYPST; this comes from the coding sequence ATGAAAGCGCAAGTATTTCGAGGTGTCAATCAACTAAGCTACGAAGAAGTGCCAGTACCGACGATCGCACCAGATGAAGTACTGGTAAAAGTGGCAGTGGTGGGTTTATGTCAATCAGATATTAAAAAGATTCGCTATCCTCTTTATGAACCACCGCGCATATTTGGACATGAAACTGCTGGGGTGATTTCAGCAGTAGGAGAAGCTGTTACAAGTTGGCAAACGGGACAACGGGTTGTGGTAATGCACCATATTCCTTGTATGCACTGCGCCTACTGTCTCAATGACAACTTTTCGATGTGCGATGTTTACAAAAACATTACTACAACAGCAGGGTTTGCTCCTAGTGGCGGCGGTTTTGCAGATTATGTTAAAGTTCCAGGGCATATTGTGCGTAATGGTGGGTTAATACCCATTCCAGATCATATTAGTTTTGAGCAAGCGAGTTTTGTAGAACCAACTAACTGTTGTCTCAAAGCAGTTAAAAAAGCTGATATCAAACCTGGGCAAACAGTTCTGGTAACGGGTGCTGGTCCAATTGGGTTAATGTTTATTATGTTGGTGAAGTATTTTGGTGGAATAGCGATCGCCACTGATTTACTCCCATCAAGAATTGAAAAAGCTTTACAAGTCGGTGCTGAAGCAGCATTTGATGCCCGCGATCCAGAATTACCCAGTAAAATACAAGCACTAACTAATGGTATGGGAGTTGATACGGCTATACTCGCGGTTCCGAGTGAGAAAGCTTTCTTCCAAGCCCTCGACTGTACGCGCAAGGGCGGCAAGATTTTATTTTTTGCAGAATTCCCCGATCAAATTGAAATTCCGCTTAACCCCAATATTCTCTATCGGCGCGAAATTGATTTGATGGGCAGTTATAGTTCTTCCTATCGGGTACAAGCTTTAGCCACAGATATTGTATTTAATCAACGCATTGATGTTGATGCTTTGATTAGCGATCGCTACTCACTCAAAGATCTTAGTGCCGCAGTCGAGCAAGCGATCGCTCCTACCCCAGAAACATACAAAATCTTAATTTACCCTTCCACTTGA
- a CDS encoding zinc-dependent alcohol dehydrogenase produces the protein MLAALLYGQEDLRLEQVADPTPDAGEVVIEVGAATTCGTDLKVWRRGGHAKMLKLPTLFGHEAAGRIVALGAGVSGWQVGDRIVANNSAPCMNCFFCQRQEYSLCPNLTWNNGTFAQYLKIPAQIVQHNLLPIPDDLPDALAAMTEPLACVLHGIARSNVKPNSRVVVLGDGAIGLMFVAALANQSQVFLFGGNEQRLQIGEKFGAVRTFNYHEISDLPAVVKDLTDGWGADVVIEATGVPTAWESAIALGRPGATINLFGGCPKNTTISVNTEQLHYNELTLKGVFHNTPTYVREALSLLASRTIPFELLVSDRRPLQDLEQVFQDMKNRKAIKVAIQPNYQ, from the coding sequence GTGCTAGCAGCATTACTGTATGGTCAAGAAGATTTACGTTTAGAACAAGTCGCTGACCCAACACCGGATGCAGGTGAGGTAGTGATCGAAGTTGGGGCAGCAACAACTTGTGGTACAGATTTAAAAGTATGGCGGCGTGGCGGTCATGCCAAAATGTTGAAACTTCCGACACTGTTTGGACATGAAGCAGCAGGTCGGATAGTTGCGTTGGGTGCTGGAGTTAGTGGTTGGCAAGTGGGCGATCGCATAGTTGCTAATAACTCCGCGCCTTGTATGAATTGTTTTTTCTGCCAACGCCAAGAATATTCCCTTTGCCCTAACCTAACTTGGAATAACGGCACATTTGCCCAATATCTAAAAATACCTGCACAAATTGTGCAGCATAACTTGTTGCCTATCCCAGATGATTTACCAGATGCTCTAGCAGCAATGACTGAGCCTTTGGCTTGTGTATTACATGGTATAGCTCGTTCAAATGTTAAACCAAATTCGCGAGTAGTAGTGCTGGGTGACGGTGCAATTGGTTTAATGTTTGTAGCAGCATTGGCTAATCAGTCACAAGTATTTTTATTTGGCGGTAACGAGCAACGGCTACAAATTGGCGAGAAATTTGGAGCAGTCCGCACATTTAATTACCATGAAATTAGTGATTTACCAGCAGTAGTAAAAGATTTAACCGACGGTTGGGGTGCAGATGTAGTAATAGAAGCTACAGGCGTACCGACAGCTTGGGAAAGTGCGATCGCCCTTGGTCGTCCTGGTGCCACAATTAACTTATTCGGCGGTTGCCCCAAAAATACTACTATTAGTGTTAATACCGAGCAATTGCACTATAACGAACTCACACTTAAAGGTGTTTTCCACAACACACCAACGTATGTGCGAGAGGCGTTATCACTACTAGCTAGTAGAACAATACCTTTTGAATTGTTAGTGAGCGATCGCAGACCTTTACAAGACCTAGAACAAGTTTTTCAAGACATGAAAAATCGTAAAGCAATTAAAGTCGCCATTCAACCCAATTATCAATGA
- a CDS encoding NAD(P)H-quinone oxidoreductase subunit J: MAEESQPVNAENTGNAEASQIVEAGKVSRWLTENGFEHEALERDHVGVEIIKVDPDFLIPLSTALYAYGFNYLQCQGGYDVGPGEDLVSFYHLIKLSDNADRPEEVRVKVFLPRENPKVPSVYWIWKTADWQERESFDMYGIVYEGHPNLKRLLMPEDWVGYPLRKDYISPDFYELQDAY; this comes from the coding sequence GTGGCTGAAGAATCTCAACCAGTAAATGCTGAAAATACTGGAAATGCCGAGGCATCCCAAATAGTTGAGGCAGGAAAGGTTTCTCGCTGGTTAACAGAAAATGGTTTTGAGCATGAAGCTTTAGAACGCGACCATGTGGGTGTGGAAATTATTAAAGTTGATCCTGATTTTTTAATTCCACTTTCTACAGCACTTTATGCTTACGGCTTTAATTACCTGCAATGTCAAGGTGGTTATGATGTTGGTCCTGGTGAAGATTTAGTTAGCTTTTATCATTTAATTAAGTTGAGTGATAATGCTGATCGTCCTGAAGAAGTCAGGGTTAAGGTATTCTTGCCTAGAGAAAATCCCAAAGTGCCTTCAGTTTACTGGATTTGGAAGACTGCGGACTGGCAGGAGCGGGAATCTTTTGATATGTATGGGATTGTCTATGAAGGACATCCTAATCTCAAGCGGTTATTGATGCCGGAAGATTGGGTGGGTTATCCTTTACGGAAGGATTATATCTCGCCTGACTTCTACGAGTTGCAAGACGCTTATTGA